In Pseudobacter ginsenosidimutans, the following are encoded in one genomic region:
- the gpmI gene encoding 2,3-bisphosphoglycerate-independent phosphoglycerate mutase, translating to MNTSKAILIIMDGWGLGKVQASDAIQHANVPFVSSLYNKYPHTTLVTCGEQVGLPDGQMGNSEVGHLNLGAGRIVYQELQRINVAIRDGELQQHPALINSIRYALDNKKPLHLLGLVSDGGVHSHIDHLKAIVSVCAEQGLSEVFIHAFTDGRDTDPKSGYGFLTNLQNHLDVVKTGKIATVSGRYYAMDRDKRWERVQLAYDAMVNGKGEKKTDALEAVRESYAHNVTDEFIKPIVITTADGNPLAQIKDGDAAICFNFRTDRCREITAVLTQQDFPDHGMKKLKLHYTTMTEYDATFKDVHVIFENDNLHNTLGEILAANGKKQIRIAETEKYPHVTFFFNGGREEPFEGERRLMAPSPKVATYDLKPEMSAYDIVDLIVPEIEKQSADFICLNFANADMVGHTGVWDAVIKAVETVDKCVERVVTAALANGYTVFLTADHGNADFMINSDGTPNTAHSLNLVPLFVIGNDFKGTLKPGKLGDIAPSILTVMGLPIPKDMTGEVLISQ from the coding sequence ATGAATACCAGCAAAGCAATACTGATCATTATGGATGGATGGGGCCTTGGAAAGGTGCAGGCATCCGATGCTATTCAGCACGCCAACGTGCCCTTTGTGTCTTCTTTATACAATAAATATCCGCATACCACGCTGGTTACCTGTGGAGAACAGGTAGGATTGCCAGACGGCCAGATGGGCAACAGTGAAGTAGGGCACCTTAACCTGGGCGCAGGCCGCATCGTTTACCAGGAGCTGCAAAGGATCAATGTTGCCATCCGCGATGGAGAACTGCAGCAACACCCTGCCCTGATCAATTCCATCCGGTATGCACTCGATAACAAAAAACCGCTGCACCTCCTCGGTCTCGTCAGCGATGGCGGTGTGCATTCCCATATCGATCACCTCAAAGCTATCGTGTCTGTTTGCGCAGAACAGGGCCTCTCCGAAGTATTTATCCATGCTTTCACAGATGGCAGGGACACCGATCCCAAAAGCGGTTACGGTTTCCTCACCAATCTTCAGAACCACCTGGATGTTGTGAAAACAGGAAAGATCGCCACTGTGAGCGGACGCTATTATGCCATGGACCGCGACAAACGCTGGGAACGCGTACAACTCGCATACGATGCCATGGTAAATGGAAAAGGAGAAAAGAAAACAGATGCACTGGAAGCCGTACGTGAATCATATGCGCACAATGTAACCGATGAATTCATCAAGCCCATCGTGATCACTACTGCAGACGGCAACCCTCTTGCACAGATCAAAGACGGTGATGCAGCCATCTGTTTCAATTTCCGTACAGACCGTTGCCGCGAGATCACTGCCGTGCTTACGCAACAGGATTTTCCCGATCATGGTATGAAGAAACTGAAACTTCATTACACCACCATGACCGAGTACGATGCCACTTTCAAAGATGTGCATGTGATCTTTGAAAACGATAACCTGCACAACACACTTGGCGAGATCCTTGCAGCCAATGGCAAGAAACAGATACGCATAGCCGAAACAGAAAAATATCCGCACGTTACTTTCTTCTTCAATGGCGGAAGAGAAGAACCATTTGAAGGCGAACGCCGTCTCATGGCGCCTTCACCCAAAGTGGCCACCTATGATCTGAAGCCCGAAATGAGCGCTTACGATATCGTTGATCTCATCGTTCCCGAGATCGAAAAACAATCTGCCGATTTCATTTGCCTGAACTTCGCCAATGCAGACATGGTGGGTCATACCGGCGTTTGGGATGCCGTGATCAAAGCGGTGGAAACAGTTGACAAATGCGTGGAGCGCGTTGTTACCGCTGCTCTCGCCAATGGTTACACGGTGTTCCTCACAGCAGACCATGGCAATGCAGATTTCATGATCAATAGCGATGGCACGCCCAATACCGCGCATAGCCTGAACCTGGTGCCGCTCTTCGTGATCGGCAACGATTTCAAAGGCACACTGAAACCCGGCAAACTGGGAGATATTGCTCCGAGCATTCTTACCGTGATGGGCTTACCCATCCCGAAAGATATGACGGGCGAAGTGCTGATCAGCCAGTAA
- the apaG gene encoding Co2+/Mg2+ efflux protein ApaG translates to MVSKISEGIEISVETFYQPDYSNPISGEYMFAYRITIENHNRFPVKLNRRHWYIADSNGSNREVEGEGVVGVQPSLQPGERYQYVSGCNLRSEMGKMYGTYQMENLHNKTQFQVNIPVFEMIVPFKMN, encoded by the coding sequence ATGGTATCTAAAATTTCCGAGGGCATAGAAATCAGCGTAGAAACGTTTTACCAGCCGGATTACTCCAACCCCATTTCCGGTGAATATATGTTTGCGTACCGTATCACCATCGAGAACCATAACCGATTCCCTGTTAAGCTCAACCGTCGTCACTGGTACATCGCGGATAGTAATGGCAGCAACAGGGAAGTGGAAGGTGAAGGTGTGGTAGGTGTACAACCTTCATTGCAACCTGGCGAACGTTATCAGTATGTGAGTGGTTGCAATCTTCGCAGTGAAATGGGAAAGATGTATGGCACTTACCAGATGGAGAACCTGCATAATAAGACGCAGTTCCAGGTGAACATTCCGGTTTTTGAAATGATCGTGCCTTTTAAAATGAATTGA
- the nadC gene encoding carboxylating nicotinate-nucleotide diphosphorylase has product MLSFDEQLDILVKAALQEDIGDGDHSTLSSIPPETKGIAVLKIKQDGILAGMEIAEKIFRYKEPSVDFKSFKKDGDNMKAGEIAFEVSASVYTILQCERLVLNCMQRMSGIATLTREYTDKIKGYHTRVLDTRKTTPNFRLLEKEAVRIGGGVNHRMGLYDMIMLKDNHVDYSGGLEQAIERAHRYVTEVKPGLKIEVETRSLDEVMRVVKYGKVDRIMLDNFTPDQLREALQIIDKKYETEASGGINLDTIVSFAETGVDFVSVGALIHQAKSLDLSLKAKFV; this is encoded by the coding sequence ATGCTTTCATTCGACGAACAATTAGATATACTCGTTAAAGCTGCCCTGCAGGAAGATATCGGCGATGGCGACCACTCCACGCTCAGCAGCATTCCCCCGGAAACCAAAGGTATTGCCGTACTCAAAATCAAACAGGATGGCATTCTTGCCGGAATGGAAATAGCAGAGAAGATCTTCAGGTACAAAGAACCTTCCGTTGATTTCAAATCTTTCAAGAAAGATGGAGATAACATGAAGGCAGGCGAGATCGCTTTTGAAGTGAGTGCCTCCGTGTATACCATTCTTCAATGCGAACGGCTGGTGCTGAACTGCATGCAGCGCATGAGCGGCATCGCTACCCTCACTAGGGAATACACCGATAAGATCAAAGGTTATCATACCCGTGTGCTGGATACGCGCAAGACCACGCCCAATTTCCGTTTACTTGAGAAAGAAGCGGTTCGCATAGGCGGTGGCGTGAATCATCGTATGGGCCTGTACGATATGATCATGTTGAAAGACAATCATGTTGATTACAGCGGAGGCCTGGAACAAGCCATCGAACGCGCTCACCGTTACGTTACAGAAGTGAAGCCCGGATTGAAGATCGAAGTGGAAACAAGATCGCTTGACGAAGTGATGCGCGTAGTGAAATATGGAAAAGTGGACCGTATCATGCTGGACAATTTTACGCCGGACCAACTGCGCGAAGCCCTGCAGATCATCGATAAGAAATATGAAACGGAAGCCAGCGGCGGCATCAACCTGGATACCATTGTGAGCTTTGCGGAAACAGGTGTAGACTTTGTAAGTGTGGGGGCGCTGATCCATCAGGCAAAGAGCCTCGACCTGAGCCTGAAAGCGAAATTTGTGTAA
- a CDS encoding DUF4783 domain-containing protein, translated as MKKTLGIATMLVSLFLVSFTTRFYSIEDVVAALKSGNAAQLSKYFDGRVDISLPNKSDNYSKSQAEIILKDFFASNGVKSFQVKHKGEQNGAQFCIGTLVTKNGNYRTKFYMKQKGDQQVVQEMGFELLTE; from the coding sequence ATGAAAAAGACTCTGGGAATTGCGACAATGCTTGTTTCGCTTTTCCTGGTATCCTTTACTACAAGATTCTATTCAATTGAAGATGTAGTAGCAGCCCTGAAAAGTGGAAATGCTGCCCAACTTTCAAAGTATTTCGATGGCAGGGTGGATATTTCTCTTCCAAACAAGAGTGATAACTACAGTAAAAGTCAGGCAGAGATCATTCTGAAAGATTTTTTTGCCAGCAATGGAGTAAAGAGCTTCCAGGTAAAGCACAAAGGCGAACAGAATGGCGCTCAGTTCTGCATTGGAACGCTTGTAACCAAAAACGGAAACTATCGTACGAAATTCTACATGAAGCAGAAGGGTGATCAGCAGGTTGTGCAGGAAATGGGCTTCGAGCTCCTGACCGAATAA
- a CDS encoding peptide MFS transporter translates to MNSPAAGNPGKHPKGLFVLFFTEMWERFSYYGMRALLVLYVVNGLMMTDGYANDGVYGSYTGLAFLTPLLGGYFADRLWGNRRSIVVGGFMMAAGQLLMFFSASVYTNVPLAHTIMWVGLAVLSLGTGFFKPNISSMVGHLYPKGDKRLDSAYTIFYMGINLGAFIGPLVCGGLGNLYDENKNPIPEAFKWGFMAAAVAMVFGTVFFIFLKNKYVVDPEGNGIGIGPNKNNIKNEEGLKRESNKSSFASVALWAAIGLTMFFVFRYVGDLDYIGCFIFSVAIAVSGLILFDQSLTPSERGRVIVIFISAFFVIFFWAAFEQAGSSLTLFAERNTNRSYEVHTSMGNVILFILAIAVVLYYFLQRMMDIPSELKKLFAGLAIAAVILAIYYYIQGTAYDLKEIPASWFNSVNSMWLILTAPFLSQLWQFLGKHNMEPSSPKKQSFGLLLLAAGYLLIAYGVKDVVGTVSMMWLLGLYFLHTVGELCLSPIGLSLVNKLAPARFTSILMGVWFLSNAVANKFGGRLGALLPSQGPTQFLGYQINNLYDFFMLFVVMSAIAAALLFSLSYWMEKRMGTVK, encoded by the coding sequence ATGAATTCACCCGCTGCGGGAAATCCGGGAAAGCATCCCAAAGGATTATTTGTTTTATTTTTTACAGAAATGTGGGAACGATTCAGTTACTATGGCATGCGCGCGCTGCTGGTACTGTACGTTGTTAACGGTCTGATGATGACAGATGGCTACGCCAACGATGGCGTATACGGCAGCTACACCGGACTTGCATTTCTTACTCCTTTATTGGGTGGATATTTTGCCGACAGGCTCTGGGGCAACCGCCGGTCAATAGTTGTAGGCGGATTCATGATGGCCGCCGGTCAGTTGCTGATGTTCTTCAGTGCATCGGTGTATACCAATGTTCCCCTCGCCCATACTATCATGTGGGTTGGCCTGGCAGTACTTTCGCTGGGTACCGGCTTCTTCAAACCGAATATCTCCAGCATGGTGGGCCATCTGTATCCGAAAGGAGACAAAAGGCTCGACTCTGCTTATACCATATTCTATATGGGCATCAACCTGGGCGCCTTCATCGGCCCACTGGTCTGCGGTGGTTTGGGAAACCTGTACGACGAAAACAAGAACCCGATCCCCGAAGCTTTCAAATGGGGCTTCATGGCTGCAGCAGTGGCGATGGTTTTCGGTACAGTATTCTTCATTTTCCTCAAGAACAAATATGTTGTGGACCCCGAAGGCAATGGCATAGGTATCGGTCCCAATAAGAACAATATCAAAAATGAAGAAGGACTCAAGCGCGAAAGCAACAAGTCTTCATTTGCTTCAGTGGCCTTATGGGCTGCAATCGGATTGACGATGTTCTTTGTATTCAGGTATGTTGGTGATCTCGACTATATCGGTTGCTTTATTTTCAGTGTTGCGATCGCTGTATCAGGACTGATCCTTTTCGATCAATCTCTCACTCCTTCTGAAAGAGGCAGGGTGATAGTCATATTCATATCTGCTTTCTTTGTGATCTTCTTCTGGGCTGCGTTTGAACAGGCCGGCTCTTCACTCACGCTTTTTGCAGAAAGGAATACCAACCGGAGCTATGAAGTGCATACCAGCATGGGCAATGTGATCCTGTTCATTCTGGCCATTGCTGTGGTGCTGTATTATTTCCTGCAAAGGATGATGGACATCCCTTCTGAATTGAAAAAACTATTTGCAGGGCTGGCCATTGCCGCGGTGATTCTTGCTATATATTATTATATACAAGGCACTGCTTATGACCTGAAAGAAATCCCTGCAAGCTGGTTCAACAGTGTGAACTCCATGTGGCTGATCCTGACGGCTCCTTTCCTCAGCCAGCTCTGGCAATTCCTGGGTAAACACAATATGGAGCCAAGCTCGCCCAAAAAACAATCTTTCGGTCTCTTACTGCTGGCAGCAGGTTATCTGCTCATCGCTTATGGCGTGAAAGATGTTGTGGGCACTGTAAGTATGATGTGGTTGCTGGGTCTTTACTTCCTGCATACAGTAGGTGAGCTTTGTTTGTCGCCCATCGGTCTTTCACTGGTTAACAAACTGGCGCCTGCCCGTTTCACTTCTATCCTGATGGGTGTATGGTTCCTGTCGAATGCGGTTGCGAACAAGTTCGGTGGCCGACTCGGTGCACTTTTACCCAGCCAGGGCCCTACCCAATTCCTCGGTTACCAAATCAACAACCTATACGATTTCTTCATGCTGTTTGTGGTGATGAGCGCTATTGCTGCGGCATTGCTCTTTTCGCTGTCCTACTGGATGGAAAAAAGAATGGGTACAGTGAAATAG
- a CDS encoding isocitrate/isopropylmalate family dehydrogenase: MKIAVAKGDGIGPEIMDAVLKIFEANKVPLEYELVEMGKWVFDKGFSNGMTPEAQHTIENLGILFKGPMETPKGKGVKSVNVTARKTWNTYANKRVFQTLHGVDTVFSKAGIPIDITVVRENIEDTYGGIEHMLTHDVALSRRFITRPGSLQVIKYAFEMAKKKGTRRITCGHKANIMKITDGLFLECFYEVAKEYPDLKADDVIVDDLCMKLVTRPDAFDVVVLTNLQGDIVSDLCAGLVGGLGFAPSANIGDHICIFEAVHGTAPDIAGKNIANPTALLLSGIAMLRHLGLMENAAIIENSLLYTLEQGTRTGDFGDKNKTALNTTQFSEAIIGNFGKKPEQGVKELLPNMPVTQTVFKLEKNPMMISKEMENEKIVGVDMFIESAEQPDVIAKKCQRHAGVKFNLINISNRGTQVWPTGSIYTNLVNQYNVRFESLDGSALNQQDVLGLYVSLSGDFKICSSELLNMWGDKRAYSLAQGQ, encoded by the coding sequence ATGAAAATAGCTGTAGCCAAAGGTGATGGCATTGGCCCCGAGATCATGGATGCTGTGCTGAAGATCTTTGAAGCCAATAAAGTACCCCTCGAATATGAATTGGTTGAAATGGGTAAATGGGTATTTGATAAAGGTTTCTCCAATGGAATGACGCCCGAAGCCCAACATACCATTGAAAACCTCGGCATCCTTTTCAAAGGACCGATGGAAACACCAAAAGGAAAAGGCGTAAAAAGCGTGAACGTAACCGCCCGTAAAACCTGGAATACCTACGCCAACAAACGCGTGTTCCAAACCCTGCATGGTGTGGACACTGTATTTTCCAAAGCAGGAATTCCCATCGACATTACTGTTGTACGTGAGAACATCGAAGATACCTATGGCGGTATCGAACATATGCTCACACATGACGTGGCCCTGAGCCGACGCTTCATCACCCGCCCCGGTTCACTCCAGGTGATCAAGTACGCTTTCGAAATGGCCAAGAAGAAAGGCACCCGCCGCATCACCTGCGGTCATAAGGCCAATATCATGAAGATCACTGACGGCCTCTTCCTGGAGTGCTTCTACGAAGTAGCCAAAGAATATCCGGATCTCAAAGCAGATGATGTGATCGTTGATGACCTCTGTATGAAACTGGTAACACGCCCCGATGCATTCGATGTAGTGGTGCTCACCAACCTGCAGGGTGATATCGTGTCTGATCTCTGCGCCGGACTGGTAGGTGGACTGGGCTTCGCTCCTTCCGCCAATATCGGCGACCATATCTGCATCTTCGAAGCCGTTCACGGAACAGCTCCGGATATCGCAGGAAAAAATATCGCCAATCCAACAGCGCTCCTGCTCAGTGGTATCGCCATGCTGCGCCACTTAGGACTGATGGAAAATGCAGCTATCATCGAGAACTCACTGTTATACACACTCGAACAAGGTACCCGCACCGGCGATTTCGGCGACAAGAACAAGACCGCTCTCAACACCACACAGTTCTCAGAAGCCATCATCGGCAATTTCGGCAAGAAACCTGAACAGGGTGTGAAGGAACTGCTGCCCAATATGCCGGTTACACAAACCGTGTTCAAACTGGAAAAGAACCCCATGATGATTTCCAAAGAAATGGAAAACGAGAAGATCGTGGGCGTTGATATGTTCATCGAAAGCGCTGAGCAACCAGATGTGATCGCTAAGAAATGCCAGCGTCATGCAGGTGTTAAATTCAATCTCATCAATATCAGCAACCGCGGTACACAGGTATGGCCTACCGGTTCTATATACACCAACCTGGTGAATCAGTACAATGTCCGCTTCGAAAGCCTCGACGGATCAGCACTGAACCAGCAGGATGTACTCGGACTGTACGTGAGCCTCAGTGGTGATTTCAAGATCTGTTCTTCAGAATTGTTGAATATGTGGGGAGATAAGAGAGCTTACAGTCTCGCACAAGGACAATAA
- a CDS encoding translation initiation factor, protein MSKKNKGDNRGFVFSTDPNFKFEEEHTEEVATLPPAQQQMRVQLDNKQRAGKVVTLIYGFVGTNDDLEALGKQLKNFCGTGGSVKDGEIIIQGDQREKVMQFLQKNGYSKTKKSGG, encoded by the coding sequence ATGTCAAAGAAAAATAAAGGCGATAACAGGGGATTTGTGTTCAGCACAGACCCGAACTTCAAATTTGAAGAAGAACATACGGAAGAGGTTGCAACGCTTCCTCCGGCGCAACAGCAAATGCGCGTGCAGCTGGATAACAAACAAAGGGCCGGGAAAGTGGTTACCCTGATCTATGGATTTGTTGGAACGAATGACGATCTGGAAGCGCTTGGAAAGCAACTGAAGAATTTCTGCGGAACAGGTGGCTCGGTGAAAGATGGCGAAATCATCATTCAGGGCGATCAGAGAGAAAAAGTGATGCAGTTCCTGCAGAAAAATGGTTACAGCAAAACAAAGAAATCAGGGGGATAA
- a CDS encoding OPT family oligopeptide transporter, translating to MSEQKFQPFVPADMKMAEFTFKSVITGAIFGIIFGAATVYLALKAGLTVSASIPISVMAITLSRLFLKTTILENNIIQTTGSAGESIAAGVVFTLPGFLFLSDPSSADYFNYFTILILAVLGGFLGTLMMIPLRRPLIVKEHGNLPYPEGTACASVLKAGEKGGDFAKTAFLGLGVAVVYAFFQKILHLIAETPYFMTKQANKYFPSAKLSGEITPEYLGVGYIVGPKIGGVLVAGSVLCWFVFIPLLASLVDPMAIATQLHKIGYLKDIAVAGGAGNWDPVNKTFGDFSQAIYLAYVRQIGAGAVAAGGFIMLIKTIPTIISSFKGSFGSLKDKTGTGEVERTDKDLSMKVVGFGVLGLIVLITLLNAIPGDGFLSKLMIGILVVIFGAFFVTVSSRIVGLIGSSNNPISGMTIATIMGTCLVFIAVGWTGKVYEPMALVVGGLICIAAANAGNTSQDLKTGYIVGATPKFQQLSLFVGAIVSSIVIGLTIKVLDTPTPAMIKDGIEHAIGTPGLSAPQGTLMATLIKGILGGDLDWQFVLVGVFIAIFIELCGIKALSFAIGIYLPLATTLPIFIGGMIRGIVDRRKKKKGDLIEGAEEDLQKGNLFATGLVAGGAIAGVIVAFLSANTGIREGLEKISVEHGLSASLGQTGYYLLGAGFFALMGYILYRVGMKKTVTL from the coding sequence ATGTCAGAACAAAAGTTTCAACCTTTCGTACCGGCCGACATGAAGATGGCGGAGTTCACCTTCAAATCTGTGATAACAGGGGCGATCTTCGGTATCATCTTCGGTGCAGCAACTGTGTATCTCGCGCTGAAAGCGGGTTTGACCGTATCAGCATCCATTCCCATCTCCGTGATGGCCATCACGCTCAGCCGTCTCTTCCTCAAAACCACCATCCTGGAGAACAATATCATCCAGACCACTGGTAGTGCAGGAGAGAGCATTGCCGCCGGTGTGGTGTTCACGCTTCCCGGTTTCCTCTTCCTGAGTGATCCCAGCAGCGCTGATTATTTCAACTATTTCACTATCCTCATCCTCGCGGTACTCGGTGGTTTCCTCGGAACCCTGATGATGATCCCCCTCCGTCGTCCTTTGATCGTGAAAGAACATGGCAATCTTCCTTATCCTGAAGGAACTGCCTGTGCTTCTGTACTCAAGGCCGGTGAGAAGGGTGGCGACTTTGCCAAAACAGCTTTCCTGGGTCTGGGTGTTGCCGTGGTGTATGCCTTCTTTCAGAAGATCCTTCACCTGATTGCGGAAACACCTTACTTCATGACCAAACAGGCCAATAAATATTTCCCTTCTGCAAAACTGAGCGGTGAGATCACGCCTGAATACCTGGGTGTTGGTTATATTGTTGGTCCGAAGATCGGTGGCGTACTGGTTGCCGGTTCCGTTCTTTGCTGGTTCGTATTCATTCCCCTGCTGGCCTCATTGGTAGATCCAATGGCGATTGCTACGCAGTTGCATAAGATCGGTTACCTGAAAGATATTGCTGTAGCAGGTGGCGCAGGCAACTGGGACCCTGTAAATAAAACTTTCGGTGATTTCTCACAGGCTATCTATCTCGCCTATGTTCGCCAGATCGGTGCGGGCGCTGTAGCAGCCGGTGGTTTCATCATGCTGATCAAAACTATCCCAACGATCATTTCATCTTTCAAAGGCAGCTTCGGTTCCCTGAAAGATAAAACCGGTACAGGTGAAGTAGAACGCACCGATAAAGACCTTTCCATGAAAGTGGTTGGCTTCGGCGTTCTTGGCCTGATTGTGTTGATCACTTTACTCAATGCTATCCCTGGTGATGGCTTCCTGAGCAAACTCATGATCGGTATCCTCGTTGTGATCTTTGGTGCATTCTTCGTTACGGTATCCAGCCGCATCGTAGGTTTGATCGGTTCTTCCAATAACCCTATCAGCGGTATGACCATCGCAACCATCATGGGTACCTGCTTAGTGTTCATCGCAGTGGGCTGGACTGGTAAAGTGTATGAGCCAATGGCGCTGGTAGTTGGAGGTCTGATCTGTATCGCTGCCGCCAATGCCGGTAACACATCCCAGGATTTGAAGACCGGTTACATAGTAGGTGCAACGCCAAAATTCCAGCAGCTTTCATTATTTGTAGGTGCGATCGTTTCTTCCATCGTTATCGGTCTTACCATCAAAGTACTGGATACTCCTACTCCTGCAATGATAAAAGATGGCATTGAGCACGCCATTGGTACACCCGGATTGTCTGCTCCCCAGGGCACCCTGATGGCCACACTGATCAAAGGTATCCTCGGTGGTGATCTCGACTGGCAGTTCGTTCTGGTTGGCGTATTCATCGCCATCTTCATAGAGCTTTGCGGAATCAAAGCATTGTCTTTTGCTATCGGTATCTACCTGCCACTGGCTACCACACTTCCTATCTTCATCGGTGGTATGATCCGTGGTATCGTAGACAGAAGGAAAAAGAAGAAAGGCGATCTGATTGAAGGTGCCGAAGAGGACCTTCAGAAAGGTAACCTCTTTGCAACAGGTCTAGTTGCCGGTGGTGCCATCGCCGGTGTGATCGTGGCATTCTTATCTGCGAATACTGGTATCCGTGAGGGACTCGAAAAGATCAGTGTTGAACATGGCCTCTCTGCAAGCCTTGGCCAGACTGGTTACTATCTCCTCGGCGCCGGCTTCTTTGCACTGATGGGTTATATCCTGTACAGAGTAGGTATGAAGAAAACAGTGACACTGTAA
- a CDS encoding RNA polymerase sigma factor: protein MTEEAILQGCLRNNTTAQRELYQRFSPRMLSVCYRFAHNREDAEDMLQEGFIKVFSQIHTFQNKGAFEGWIRRIMVHTCINHLKKNKKFNESVDIIHANSVQVREESVPSIVQAKQVVECIRLLPIGYRTVLNLYAIEGYTHKEIADMLDIEESTSRSQYTRAKQMLEDILVRKKIIQKPKEKVNWLGIASGH, encoded by the coding sequence ATGACCGAAGAAGCCATACTTCAAGGCTGTTTACGTAATAACACGACTGCCCAGCGGGAACTTTACCAACGCTTCAGCCCCCGCATGCTGTCGGTATGTTACAGGTTTGCCCACAACAGGGAAGATGCAGAGGATATGTTGCAGGAAGGTTTTATTAAAGTGTTCTCTCAAATACACACCTTCCAGAACAAAGGCGCTTTTGAAGGATGGATAAGACGAATAATGGTTCATACCTGCATCAACCATCTTAAGAAAAACAAGAAGTTCAACGAAAGCGTGGATATCATCCATGCGAATAGTGTACAGGTGAGGGAAGAATCTGTGCCCTCCATTGTACAGGCGAAGCAGGTTGTGGAATGCATCCGCTTATTACCGATTGGTTACAGAACAGTGCTCAACCTTTATGCCATCGAAGGTTACACGCATAAAGAGATTGCAGACATGCTGGATATTGAGGAAAGTACAAGCCGATCACAATACACGCGCGCCAAACAAATGCTAGAGGACATTCTTGTCAGAAAAAAGATCATTCAAAAACCGAAAGAAAAAGTCAACTGGCTGGGGATCGCAAGCGGCCACTAA